Proteins found in one Rhinolophus ferrumequinum isolate MPI-CBG mRhiFer1 chromosome 9, mRhiFer1_v1.p, whole genome shotgun sequence genomic segment:
- the RPL22 gene encoding 60S ribosomal protein L22, whose protein sequence is MAPVKKLVAKGGKKKKQVLKFTLDCTHPVEDGIMDAANFEQFLQERIKVNGKAGNLGGGVVTIERSKSKITVTSEVPFSKRYLKYLTKKYLKKNNLRDWLRVVANSKESYELRYFQINQDEEEEEDED, encoded by the exons ATGGCTCCCGTG AAAAAGCTTGTGGCTAAGGGAGGCAAAAAAAAGAAGCAGGTTCTGAAGTTTACCCTTGACTGCACCCATCCAGTAGAAGATGGAATCATGGATGCTGCCAATTTT GAGCAGTTTCTTCAGGAACGAATCAAAGTGAATGGAAAAGCTGGGAATCTCGGTGGAGGGGTTGTAACCATTGAAAGGAGCAAGAGCAAGATCACGGTCACTTCTGAGGTGCCTTTTTCCAAAAG GTATTTGAAATATCTCaccaaaaagtatttgaagaagaaCAATCTACGTGATTGGTTGCGCGTAGTTGCTAACAGCAAAGAAAGTTACGAATTGCGTTACTTCCAGATTAACCAGGacgaagaagaggaggaagatgaggattAA